In Maridesulfovibrio frigidus DSM 17176, a single genomic region encodes these proteins:
- a CDS encoding bifunctional folylpolyglutamate synthase/dihydrofolate synthase — MKFNNFSVFSDYLDELGLFHMDLSLDRMIEFVDKWGAKGDFPIIHVVGTNGKGSTSTYLTYISIESQLKVGTFTSPHFISPRERITIDGNMLSEDEWCRIANMVMSIAPDVGLTYFELLTCMALVAFKEHGVDLAVMEAGLGGRYDATNTMDPDLTVFTPIGLDHEKILGGTIELIAADKADAMKDGGIAITSIQTDAAMNILEARADQLGVNLHHADKLPQIASLSPSLSGLHQKQNAHLAVCAWRLFCNSRGVEFNEAYVRAGVKKAFIAGRLQTVQADRTYILDGAHNIHAFEALETELQRAEIVPDAIIFSCMKDKNIEPVKDILFKLTQGPIIACGIPENERACPQDELAQRLGSRVLAARSLDEALSLLPSGDGPILVCGSLYLLAAFYTKYPHFLK; from the coding sequence TTGAAATTTAATAATTTTTCAGTATTTAGCGACTATTTGGATGAACTTGGGCTTTTTCATATGGATTTAAGCTTAGATAGAATGATAGAATTCGTAGACAAATGGGGGGCTAAGGGTGACTTTCCTATTATCCATGTTGTCGGAACTAACGGAAAAGGGTCAACTTCAACTTATTTAACTTATATATCCATCGAATCACAATTAAAGGTCGGAACCTTCACTTCTCCGCATTTTATCAGTCCGCGTGAACGGATAACAATTGATGGTAATATGCTATCTGAGGATGAATGGTGCCGTATTGCAAATATGGTGATGAGCATTGCGCCTGATGTCGGGTTGACCTACTTTGAACTGCTTACGTGTATGGCATTAGTGGCGTTTAAAGAGCATGGCGTAGATCTCGCTGTGATGGAAGCAGGGCTCGGCGGACGTTATGATGCTACGAACACCATGGATCCTGATTTGACCGTATTCACGCCAATCGGGCTGGATCACGAAAAAATACTCGGTGGTACTATTGAGCTGATTGCGGCAGATAAGGCTGATGCAATGAAAGATGGTGGTATAGCCATTACATCAATACAGACTGATGCAGCGATGAATATTCTTGAAGCACGAGCAGATCAACTCGGTGTTAATTTGCACCATGCTGATAAGTTGCCACAAATTGCGAGCTTGTCTCCGTCCCTATCGGGTCTACATCAAAAGCAAAATGCTCATTTAGCAGTATGTGCATGGAGGCTCTTTTGTAATAGTAGGGGAGTTGAGTTTAACGAAGCGTATGTACGCGCAGGCGTGAAAAAGGCATTCATAGCAGGTAGATTGCAAACCGTTCAGGCGGATCGCACATATATTCTTGACGGTGCGCACAATATTCATGCATTCGAAGCTCTTGAGACAGAATTGCAACGGGCGGAAATAGTGCCGGATGCGATCATCTTTTCATGTATGAAGGATAAAAACATCGAGCCTGTAAAAGATATTTTGTTTAAACTAACACAAGGTCCGATCATTGCTTGCGGTATTCCTGAAAATGAAAGAGCCTGTCCGCAGGATGAGCTTGCCCAGCGACTTGGATCACGGGTTTTAGCTGCACGGTCGCTTGATGAAGCATTATCATTGCTACCTTCCGGTGACGGGCCGATACTAGTTTGCGGCTCCTTGTATTTACTCGCAGCTTTTTATACAAAGTATCCACACTTTTTAAAATAA
- the selB gene encoding selenocysteine-specific translation elongation factor → MPVVMGTAGHIDHGKTSLIKALTGTDCDRLAEEKKRGITIELGFASLDLGDNRQLSIIDVPGHEKFVKNMVAGAAGIDFVLLVIAADEGVMPQTREHLEICTLLGIERGFVVLTKVDMVDEEWLELVKEDVREFLAPSFLAEAPIYGVSSHTGQGLDDLKTELATFMDDFSPKRRTDLARLPVDRIFTMKGHGTVVTGTLISGQLSVGEDVVLYPSMTETKVRSLQSHGASVEVAPAGRRTAVNLHGVEVDDIERGQVVGKPDTLFPSTVWDVEITCLPSSPRTLKHRKEIHFHHGSKETMAKVYFLDREKLAKGERAVCQIRFDKPMTGVYGDRVVIRSFSPLRTIAGGSIINPQGSMVKRFSDDVKVLESLIDAEPDVLILTQLELAGNAGLNFQELSIMTDVASKPLEKLLQSLGGKQKVFLYDKEGRSFIFGGHYETLVKGFINYLQVFHKTEPMKAGVTKSEISSAWGKGLSVKLIHSIVERLTKKNEIVVAQEIIHLPGHKVSMASDQHKLRGILLDAYEKGGLTPPNVKDILKPLDLNFKEAASVYKLLQDEGLIVRVNDSLYFATSAIEKLKAILQGYFADNPELGPPDFKVLTNLSRKFAIPLLEYMDKEKFTMRVGDKRRLRKQA, encoded by the coding sequence ATGCCTGTAGTTATGGGTACAGCTGGTCATATTGACCATGGTAAGACAAGCCTGATCAAGGCCCTTACTGGTACAGATTGCGATAGACTTGCTGAAGAGAAAAAGCGTGGTATTACTATTGAGCTTGGCTTTGCCAGCTTAGACCTTGGTGATAACCGTCAGCTTAGTATCATTGACGTTCCGGGCCATGAAAAATTCGTTAAGAATATGGTTGCCGGTGCGGCAGGAATCGATTTTGTTTTGCTTGTAATAGCTGCGGATGAAGGCGTTATGCCGCAAACCCGTGAGCATTTAGAAATATGTACGCTTCTCGGTATTGAGCGCGGCTTTGTGGTGCTAACCAAAGTTGATATGGTCGATGAAGAATGGCTGGAGCTTGTTAAAGAAGATGTGCGTGAATTTCTGGCCCCTAGCTTTTTAGCTGAGGCCCCTATTTATGGCGTGTCTTCACATACTGGACAGGGGCTTGATGATCTTAAGACCGAGCTAGCCACGTTCATGGATGACTTTTCACCTAAAAGGCGCACTGACCTTGCGCGGCTGCCTGTCGATAGAATATTTACAATGAAGGGTCACGGTACGGTTGTTACGGGAACACTTATTTCCGGCCAGCTATCTGTGGGCGAGGATGTAGTTTTGTATCCGAGCATGACCGAGACGAAGGTGCGTAGCTTGCAATCGCATGGTGCGTCCGTTGAGGTTGCCCCTGCTGGCCGTAGGACGGCTGTTAATCTGCACGGTGTGGAAGTTGACGACATAGAGCGCGGACAAGTGGTGGGTAAGCCGGACACCTTGTTTCCGTCCACTGTGTGGGATGTTGAGATTACATGTCTGCCGTCCTCACCGCGTACGCTTAAGCATCGTAAGGAAATTCATTTTCATCATGGCTCGAAAGAGACTATGGCAAAGGTATATTTTCTGGACCGTGAAAAGTTGGCGAAAGGTGAACGCGCAGTTTGCCAGATTCGCTTTGATAAGCCCATGACTGGTGTATATGGTGACAGGGTAGTTATTCGCTCCTTTTCACCGCTGAGGACCATCGCAGGTGGTAGTATAATTAATCCGCAGGGAAGTATGGTTAAACGATTTTCTGATGACGTTAAGGTTTTAGAGTCGCTGATTGATGCAGAACCAGATGTTCTTATTCTAACTCAGCTGGAACTTGCGGGTAACGCAGGTCTGAATTTTCAGGAACTTTCCATAATGACCGATGTGGCTTCGAAGCCGCTTGAGAAATTGTTGCAGTCGCTGGGTGGTAAGCAGAAAGTTTTCTTGTACGATAAAGAAGGCCGTAGCTTCATCTTCGGTGGTCATTACGAAACTTTGGTGAAAGGCTTTATTAACTATTTGCAAGTTTTCCATAAGACTGAACCCATGAAGGCCGGCGTTACTAAGAGTGAGATCAGCTCTGCATGGGGCAAGGGTCTATCTGTTAAGCTGATTCATTCCATAGTCGAAAGACTGACGAAGAAGAATGAAATTGTAGTAGCGCAGGAAATTATCCACCTGCCCGGGCATAAAGTATCGATGGCTTCCGATCAGCATAAGTTGCGCGGTATCCTGCTGGATGCATATGAAAAGGGCGGGCTGACTCCTCCGAATGTTAAAGACATTCTGAAGCCGCTTGATCTGAATTTCAAAGAGGCCGCATCTGTTTATAAGCTGTTGCAGGATGAAGGGCTGATTGTCAGAGTTAATGACAGTTTGTATTTTGCTACTTCCGCAATTGAAAAGCTTAAAGCAATACTCCAAGGGTATTTCGCAGATAATCCAGAGCTGGGACCGCCTGATTTTAAGGTGCTCACCAATCTGTCCAGAAAATTTGCTATTCCGCTGCTTGAATACATGGATAAAGAAAAGTTCACCATGCGCGTGGGCGATAAACGAAGGCTGAGAAAACAGGCCTAG
- a CDS encoding aminopeptidase, with amino-acid sequence MNKLLEHKTKSCWELYQGEEEQKEMDDLAARYIDFLTRCKTERETIKYVEEALIEAGFDDYIGSDNCFRSFRDKTIFIARKGKKSLSEGFRLVGAHADTPRLDLKQHPLYEDLGLGMAKTHYYGGIRKYQWLARPLSLHGVVVKTDGEKVNIVIGEDPNDPVFTILDLLPHLAQKHANKKVSDAFEGEKLNILMGHSLSFTKDDEDGDDKAKPSVKRKLLEIFNEKYDIVEEDFFSSEMHIVPAGPARYVGLDKSMVGGYGQDDRSCVFLALEAFLREPEPEHAQIVLFYDKEEVGSDGSTGAKSLFFEYCLEDLIEAWVPGMKMSRIMMMGKALSTDVHAAIDPDYQDVHEKLNSAYLGYGPCFCKFTGHRGKVAANDAHPEFVAWLRNILGEAEVPWQMAELGKVDEGGGGTVAKYLALYGMDVIDFGPPVLSMHSPFELTSKVDLYATSLAFRTFLKS; translated from the coding sequence ATGAATAAATTGCTTGAACATAAAACAAAAAGTTGCTGGGAATTATATCAGGGCGAAGAAGAGCAGAAAGAGATGGATGATCTCGCCGCGCGTTACATAGATTTTCTAACTCGCTGCAAAACTGAGCGCGAAACAATAAAATACGTAGAAGAGGCTCTAATAGAAGCCGGATTCGACGACTACATCGGTTCAGATAACTGTTTCCGCTCTTTCAGAGACAAAACAATTTTCATTGCACGCAAAGGTAAGAAAAGCCTTTCAGAGGGATTCAGACTAGTAGGAGCGCACGCAGATACACCTCGTCTAGATCTTAAACAGCACCCGCTATATGAAGATCTCGGGCTAGGTATGGCTAAGACTCACTACTACGGTGGTATCAGAAAATATCAGTGGCTCGCACGTCCTCTTTCACTTCACGGTGTAGTTGTTAAAACTGATGGCGAAAAAGTAAACATCGTAATAGGTGAAGATCCCAATGATCCAGTATTCACAATTTTAGATCTATTGCCGCATCTTGCTCAGAAACATGCAAATAAAAAGGTCAGCGATGCATTTGAAGGTGAAAAGTTGAATATCCTTATGGGGCATTCTCTTTCCTTTACTAAAGACGACGAAGATGGTGACGACAAAGCCAAGCCATCCGTCAAACGCAAACTCCTAGAAATCTTCAACGAAAAGTACGATATAGTAGAAGAAGACTTCTTCAGCTCCGAAATGCACATAGTGCCAGCCGGACCAGCACGCTACGTAGGGCTAGATAAGTCCATGGTAGGTGGCTACGGACAGGATGACCGTTCATGCGTATTCCTCGCACTGGAAGCATTCCTCCGCGAGCCAGAGCCAGAGCATGCTCAGATTGTACTTTTCTACGACAAAGAAGAAGTTGGCTCCGATGGTTCAACTGGAGCAAAATCACTTTTCTTCGAATACTGTCTGGAAGATCTTATCGAAGCATGGGTGCCGGGTATGAAGATGTCGCGCATAATGATGATGGGTAAGGCTCTTTCCACTGACGTACATGCCGCTATAGATCCAGATTATCAGGATGTGCACGAAAAACTAAACTCAGCATATCTCGGTTACGGGCCATGTTTCTGTAAATTCACAGGGCACAGAGGCAAAGTAGCCGCAAACGATGCTCATCCTGAATTTGTAGCTTGGCTACGCAATATTTTAGGTGAAGCAGAAGTGCCATGGCAGATGGCGGAACTAGGCAAAGTAGACGAAGGTGGCGGTGGAACTGTCGCAAAGTACCTCGCACTTTACGGAATGGACGTAATAGATTTCGGGCCGCCTGTATTATCAATGCACAGCCCATTCGAACTAACAAGCAAAGTAGACTTGTATGCAACTTCATTAGCTTTTAGAACTTTCTTGAAAAGCTAA
- the selA gene encoding L-seryl-tRNA(Sec) selenium transferase, whose amino-acid sequence MSNLFKFLPSVDLVLTKLESDDSLTDVPRTLTRDLVNGFLDVCREEIKAGIITAEDQLSLDSLYPRLTCHVRAGARPHFRRVLNGTGVVVHTNLGRSLLADTAVKAVTEACATYSNLEFDLSTGERGSRYSHVEKIICDITGAEAALVVNNNASAVLIILETLAAGREAVVSRGQLVEIGGSFRIPDVMTKSGAILHEVGATNRTHPHDYEAAINENTALLMKVHTSNFRIIGFTKEVTGAELVEIGTKHDLPVYEDLGSGNLSNFSGLGLMREPTVQEVVSEGVDVVSFSGDKVLGGPQAGIIVGKKKYIDMIKKNPLNRVLRIDKMTLAALEATMRLYLDPETAMAQVPTLKMIMEKPESLKLRAQSLSRVLGRVVGDDITCSVREGVSRVGGGAFPEQDLKTFLVTVVPTGDMSVPELKERLLSSDYPLVGRIEDDAFCLDPRTLTQTEYHMVADSILQALNLSN is encoded by the coding sequence TTGTCTAATCTTTTCAAATTTCTGCCATCTGTTGACTTAGTACTGACTAAGCTTGAGAGTGATGATTCGCTGACCGATGTACCCCGTACGCTTACGCGTGACTTGGTTAATGGCTTTCTTGATGTATGTCGCGAAGAAATTAAGGCTGGCATCATTACCGCTGAGGACCAACTTTCACTTGATTCACTCTATCCACGTTTGACTTGCCATGTGCGTGCTGGCGCGCGTCCTCATTTTCGCAGGGTACTTAATGGCACTGGCGTTGTGGTTCATACCAACCTTGGACGTTCGCTCCTTGCCGATACAGCTGTTAAAGCCGTGACTGAAGCCTGTGCGACATATTCCAATCTTGAGTTTGATCTTAGCACTGGTGAACGTGGTAGCCGCTACAGCCATGTTGAAAAAATCATATGCGATATAACCGGCGCGGAAGCTGCGCTTGTTGTGAATAATAATGCTTCGGCTGTTCTGATAATTCTCGAGACCCTTGCCGCGGGCCGTGAAGCAGTTGTTTCGCGTGGTCAGTTGGTAGAGATTGGTGGTTCGTTTCGTATACCGGACGTTATGACCAAGAGTGGTGCTATTCTGCATGAAGTGGGAGCGACTAATAGAACTCATCCTCACGACTATGAAGCTGCGATTAATGAGAATACCGCGCTGCTCATGAAAGTGCATACATCGAATTTCAGGATAATCGGCTTTACTAAGGAAGTTACAGGCGCGGAACTGGTTGAGATTGGTACTAAACATGATCTTCCTGTATACGAAGACCTCGGTAGCGGTAATCTTAGCAATTTTTCCGGTTTAGGCTTAATGCGTGAACCGACTGTTCAGGAAGTGGTATCCGAAGGCGTGGATGTTGTCTCATTCTCAGGTGACAAAGTGCTCGGTGGCCCGCAGGCTGGAATCATTGTCGGTAAAAAGAAGTATATCGACATGATTAAGAAGAACCCGCTAAACAGAGTTCTTCGCATTGATAAAATGACACTTGCGGCACTTGAAGCTACAATGCGGCTTTATCTTGATCCTGAAACAGCCATGGCGCAAGTTCCCACTTTAAAGATGATAATGGAAAAGCCTGAATCTTTGAAACTTAGAGCGCAATCTTTGTCGCGTGTTTTAGGCAGAGTTGTGGGAGATGATATTACGTGTTCCGTCCGTGAAGGAGTTTCCAGAGTCGGCGGTGGGGCTTTCCCTGAGCAGGATTTAAAAACTTTTCTCGTAACTGTAGTTCCAACTGGTGATATGTCAGTGCCGGAACTAAAAGAACGACTGTTGTCATCAGACTATCCGCTGGTCGGGCGTATAGAAGATGATGCCTTTTGCCTAGACCCACGAACACTTACACAGACTGAATATCATATGGTGGCTGACTCAATTTTACAGGCCCTTAATCTTTCTAATTAA